One Xiphophorus hellerii strain 12219 chromosome 1, Xiphophorus_hellerii-4.1, whole genome shotgun sequence DNA segment encodes these proteins:
- the ano11 gene encoding anoctamin-7 isoform X2: protein MDELKLILCWCGRSGHGASSEERGKATGTVRMGSLHNRQSGGTSLSRTSRVPDCSWKRRNLQMKRKPYIFLKSAPPGMCWFTMLRNFASELHCRLCVPNIMMESVPNRPLDYYTCAFRKSKMNRFLGSEDQDSYFTNTQRHQVVYEILARTVYGKRKRTEVGVDRLVNEGAYTAAYPLHEGPFKLPSHEIHPDELNQRQVLHYYWARWCKWFKYQPLDHIREYFGEKIALYFAWLGFYTAWLLPAAIVGTLVFVSGVMSMDTNTPAEDICTSGAKYPMCPLCKTCDAWNMSDICTMAKLGYLFDHPGTVLFSVFMSFWAVTFLEFWKRKMATLAHHWDCMDFHEEEERPRPEFAATAPTVEENPVTGVKEPYFPEKTRLSRMFTGSMVIVLMLCVVIIFLVTVVMCRGVISVMMYQSGSPVLRTEAGTIANICSSIVNLGFILVMGQVYTALAEQLTKWEMHRTQTQHDNAFTLKVFIFQFVNFYSSPFYVAFFKGRFVGYPTNYGTLFGMRNEDCGPGGCLIELAEQLFIIMVGKQLINNIQEFIIPKVKAWRQKRTLASVLGDNEQDEPRLWEEDYKLVPCGGLFEEYLEMVLQFGFITIFVAAFPLAPLFALLNNWVEIRLDAHKFVCEYRRPVAERAQNIGVWFNILEALSHLSVIANAFLIAFTSDFLPRLLYQYKFRNDLNGYVNFTLAYAPLNYTDYPRCRYKAFRDNDGMYTLFYWELLAVRLGFIIAFEHVVFFVLRAIDWIVPDVPESLELKIKRERYLAKQALAENQEALLQATRPLD, encoded by the exons ATGGACGAACTAAAATTG ATTTTGTGCTGGTGTGGGAGATCCGGTCACGGGGCAAGCAGCGAGGAAAGGGGAAAAGCAACGGGAACTGTGAGGATGGGGAGTCTGCACAACAGGCAGAGTGGAGGGACAAGTTTGTCCAGAACCTCCAGAGTGCCGGACTGCTCTTGGAAAAG GAGGAATctgcaaatgaaaagaaaaccatacattttcttaaagtCAGCGCCCCCTGGGATGTGTTGGTTTACTATGCTGAGGAACTTTGCCTCCGAGCTCCACTGCAG ACTCTGCGTTCCCAACATAATGATGGAATCGGTGCCAAACAGGCCGCTGGACTATTACACATGCGCCTTCCGCAAGTCAAAGATGAACAG ATTCCTCGGCTCCGAAGACCAAGACAGCTACTTCACTAACACTCAGAGACACCAGGTT GTTTATGAGATTCTAGCTCGGACAGTGTACGGCAAAAGAAAGAGGACGGAGGTTGGCGTGGACAGACTGGTAAATGAAGGGGCCTACACAGCAGCTTATCCTCTGCATGAG GGACCTTTCAAGCTTCCGAGCCACGAGATCCATCCTGACGAGCTCAACCAGAGGCAGGTCCTGCACTACTACTGGGCTCGCTGGTGCAAATGGTTCAAGTACCAACCACTAGATCACATTAGGGAGTACTTTGGAGAGAAGATTGCCCTCTACTTTGCTTGGCTAG GTTTCTACACAGCCTGGCTGCTGCCGGCGGCCATAGTGGGAACGCTGGTTTTTGTGTCAGGAGTCATGTCCATGGACACTAACACACCAGC GGAGGACATTTGTACCAGTGGTGCGAAGTATCCGATGTGCCCCCTTTGTAAAACATGCGATGCTTGGAACATGTCTGATATCTGCACCATGGCAAAG CTTGGCTACCTGTTCGACCACCCCGGTACCGTGCTCTTCAGCGTTTTCATGTCCTTCTGGGCCGTGACCTTTCTGGAGTTCTGGAAGCGCAAGATGGCTACTCTGGCCCATCATTGGGACTGCATGGATTTCCATGAGGAGGAG GAACGTCCCCGTCCTGAGTTTGCCGCCACGGCCCCAACTGTGGAGGAAAATCCAGTGACTGGAGTCAAAGAGCCGTACTTTCCAGAGAAAACGAGACTGTCTCGCATGTTCACTGGCTCCATGGTCATTGTCCTGATG CTGTGTGTGGTGATAATCTTCCTGGTGACAGTGGTCATGTGTCGAGGAGTCATCAGCGTCATGATGTACCAGAGCGGGAGCCCTGTGCTGCGTACAGAG GCTGGAACCATAGCTAACATCTGCAGCAGCATTGTGAACCTGGGCTTCATTCTGGTAATGGGTCAGGTTTATACGGCCTTAGCTGAGCAGCTCACCAAATGGG AGATGCACAGAACCCAAACCCAGCATGATAACGCTTTCACCCTCAAAGTGTTCATCTTCCAGTTTGTCAACTTCTACTCGTCTCCCTTCTACGTGGCTTTCTTTAAGGGAAG GTTTGTGGGTTACCCTACAAACTATGGAACCTTGTTTGGGATGAGAAACGAAGAT TGTGGTCCTGGTGGTTGCCTCATTGAGTTGGCTGAACAACTCTTCATCATAATGGTGGGAAAGCAGCTCATCAACAACATCCAGGAGTTCATTATACC CAAAGTAAAAGCCTGGCGGCAGAAAAGAACCTTGGCCAGCGTGTTGGGAGATAATGAGCAAGACGAGCCTCGGCTCTGGGAGGAAGACTACAAGCTGGTACCATGTGGGGGCCTGTTTGAAGAATATCTGGAAATGG TCCTCCAGTTTGGGTTCATCACAATTTTCGTAGCAGCGTTCCCCCTCGCGCCGCTCTTCGCCCTCCTGAACAACTGGGTGGAGATTCGCCTTGACGCCCACAAGTTTGTGTGCGAGTACCGCCGACCGGTGGCTGAGCGGGCTCAAAACATCGGAGTCTGGTTCAACATCTTAGAAGCCTTGTCCCATCTGTCTGTCATTGCCAAC gCCTTTCTAATCGCCTTCACATCAGATTTTTTACCACGCCTGCTCTACCAGTACAAATTCAGGAATGATCTTAATGGATATGTTAACTTCACCTTGGCCTATGCACCACTCAACTACACTGACTACCCCAGGTGCAG ATATAAAGCATTCAGAGACAATGATGGAATGTATACACTCTTCTACTGGGAACTCCTCGCTGTGCGACTTGGTTTTATCATTGCATTTGAG CATgtggtgttttttgttctgcGAGCCATTGACTGGATCGTACCCGACGTACCTGAGTCCTTGGAGCTGAAGATCAAGCGAGAGCGCTACCTGGCCAAGCAAGCGCTGGCTGAAAACCAGGAGGCACTGTTG
- the ano11 gene encoding anoctamin-7 isoform X1: MMKKSWEVRSGDREVLLDLDARGEAHTTDGYGSLQNGDFFPLRCFSAAASKCHVHGDDPINLHYMTRDNQAVSKMGNHFRDGRTKIDFVLVWEIRSRGKQRGKGKSNGNCEDGESAQQAEWRDKFVQNLQSAGLLLEKEESANEKKTIHFLKVSAPWDVLVYYAEELCLRAPLQAQQHLDLNTSSVVLRRLCVPNIMMESVPNRPLDYYTCAFRKSKMNRFLGSEDQDSYFTNTQRHQVVYEILARTVYGKRKRTEVGVDRLVNEGAYTAAYPLHEGPFKLPSHEIHPDELNQRQVLHYYWARWCKWFKYQPLDHIREYFGEKIALYFAWLGFYTAWLLPAAIVGTLVFVSGVMSMDTNTPAEDICTSGAKYPMCPLCKTCDAWNMSDICTMAKLGYLFDHPGTVLFSVFMSFWAVTFLEFWKRKMATLAHHWDCMDFHEEEERPRPEFAATAPTVEENPVTGVKEPYFPEKTRLSRMFTGSMVIVLMLCVVIIFLVTVVMCRGVISVMMYQSGSPVLRTEAGTIANICSSIVNLGFILVMGQVYTALAEQLTKWEMHRTQTQHDNAFTLKVFIFQFVNFYSSPFYVAFFKGRFVGYPTNYGTLFGMRNEDCGPGGCLIELAEQLFIIMVGKQLINNIQEFIIPKVKAWRQKRTLASVLGDNEQDEPRLWEEDYKLVPCGGLFEEYLEMVLQFGFITIFVAAFPLAPLFALLNNWVEIRLDAHKFVCEYRRPVAERAQNIGVWFNILEALSHLSVIANAFLIAFTSDFLPRLLYQYKFRNDLNGYVNFTLAYAPLNYTDYPRCRYKAFRDNDGMYTLFYWELLAVRLGFIIAFEHVVFFVLRAIDWIVPDVPESLELKIKRERYLAKQALAENQEALLQATRPLD; the protein is encoded by the exons TTTTCAGCCGCAGCTTCAAAGTGCCACGTCCACGGCGATGATCCAATTAATTTGCACTATATGACAAGAGATAACCAAGCGGTCTCAAAGATGGGCAACCACTTCAGAGATGGACGAACTAAAATTG ATTTTGTGCTGGTGTGGGAGATCCGGTCACGGGGCAAGCAGCGAGGAAAGGGGAAAAGCAACGGGAACTGTGAGGATGGGGAGTCTGCACAACAGGCAGAGTGGAGGGACAAGTTTGTCCAGAACCTCCAGAGTGCCGGACTGCTCTTGGAAAAG GAGGAATctgcaaatgaaaagaaaaccatacattttcttaaagtCAGCGCCCCCTGGGATGTGTTGGTTTACTATGCTGAGGAACTTTGCCTCCGAGCTCCACTGCAG GCCCAGCAACACCTGGACCTAAACACATCTTCCGTTGTTCTAAGAAGACTCTGCGTTCCCAACATAATGATGGAATCGGTGCCAAACAGGCCGCTGGACTATTACACATGCGCCTTCCGCAAGTCAAAGATGAACAG ATTCCTCGGCTCCGAAGACCAAGACAGCTACTTCACTAACACTCAGAGACACCAGGTT GTTTATGAGATTCTAGCTCGGACAGTGTACGGCAAAAGAAAGAGGACGGAGGTTGGCGTGGACAGACTGGTAAATGAAGGGGCCTACACAGCAGCTTATCCTCTGCATGAG GGACCTTTCAAGCTTCCGAGCCACGAGATCCATCCTGACGAGCTCAACCAGAGGCAGGTCCTGCACTACTACTGGGCTCGCTGGTGCAAATGGTTCAAGTACCAACCACTAGATCACATTAGGGAGTACTTTGGAGAGAAGATTGCCCTCTACTTTGCTTGGCTAG GTTTCTACACAGCCTGGCTGCTGCCGGCGGCCATAGTGGGAACGCTGGTTTTTGTGTCAGGAGTCATGTCCATGGACACTAACACACCAGC GGAGGACATTTGTACCAGTGGTGCGAAGTATCCGATGTGCCCCCTTTGTAAAACATGCGATGCTTGGAACATGTCTGATATCTGCACCATGGCAAAG CTTGGCTACCTGTTCGACCACCCCGGTACCGTGCTCTTCAGCGTTTTCATGTCCTTCTGGGCCGTGACCTTTCTGGAGTTCTGGAAGCGCAAGATGGCTACTCTGGCCCATCATTGGGACTGCATGGATTTCCATGAGGAGGAG GAACGTCCCCGTCCTGAGTTTGCCGCCACGGCCCCAACTGTGGAGGAAAATCCAGTGACTGGAGTCAAAGAGCCGTACTTTCCAGAGAAAACGAGACTGTCTCGCATGTTCACTGGCTCCATGGTCATTGTCCTGATG CTGTGTGTGGTGATAATCTTCCTGGTGACAGTGGTCATGTGTCGAGGAGTCATCAGCGTCATGATGTACCAGAGCGGGAGCCCTGTGCTGCGTACAGAG GCTGGAACCATAGCTAACATCTGCAGCAGCATTGTGAACCTGGGCTTCATTCTGGTAATGGGTCAGGTTTATACGGCCTTAGCTGAGCAGCTCACCAAATGGG AGATGCACAGAACCCAAACCCAGCATGATAACGCTTTCACCCTCAAAGTGTTCATCTTCCAGTTTGTCAACTTCTACTCGTCTCCCTTCTACGTGGCTTTCTTTAAGGGAAG GTTTGTGGGTTACCCTACAAACTATGGAACCTTGTTTGGGATGAGAAACGAAGAT TGTGGTCCTGGTGGTTGCCTCATTGAGTTGGCTGAACAACTCTTCATCATAATGGTGGGAAAGCAGCTCATCAACAACATCCAGGAGTTCATTATACC CAAAGTAAAAGCCTGGCGGCAGAAAAGAACCTTGGCCAGCGTGTTGGGAGATAATGAGCAAGACGAGCCTCGGCTCTGGGAGGAAGACTACAAGCTGGTACCATGTGGGGGCCTGTTTGAAGAATATCTGGAAATGG TCCTCCAGTTTGGGTTCATCACAATTTTCGTAGCAGCGTTCCCCCTCGCGCCGCTCTTCGCCCTCCTGAACAACTGGGTGGAGATTCGCCTTGACGCCCACAAGTTTGTGTGCGAGTACCGCCGACCGGTGGCTGAGCGGGCTCAAAACATCGGAGTCTGGTTCAACATCTTAGAAGCCTTGTCCCATCTGTCTGTCATTGCCAAC gCCTTTCTAATCGCCTTCACATCAGATTTTTTACCACGCCTGCTCTACCAGTACAAATTCAGGAATGATCTTAATGGATATGTTAACTTCACCTTGGCCTATGCACCACTCAACTACACTGACTACCCCAGGTGCAG ATATAAAGCATTCAGAGACAATGATGGAATGTATACACTCTTCTACTGGGAACTCCTCGCTGTGCGACTTGGTTTTATCATTGCATTTGAG CATgtggtgttttttgttctgcGAGCCATTGACTGGATCGTACCCGACGTACCTGAGTCCTTGGAGCTGAAGATCAAGCGAGAGCGCTACCTGGCCAAGCAAGCGCTGGCTGAAAACCAGGAGGCACTGTTG